In one Meles meles chromosome 17, mMelMel3.1 paternal haplotype, whole genome shotgun sequence genomic region, the following are encoded:
- the IGSF9 gene encoding protein turtle homolog A isoform X3: MVPPRNSTVNASQDVSLACRAEAYPTNLTYSWFQDSTNVFHIRRLQPRVRILVDGSLRLQAAQPDDAGRYTCVASNGLLRPPSASAYLTVLYPAQVTEMPPETALPVGMRGVIPCPVRANPPLLFVSWTKDGQALQLDKLPGWSQGPEGSLIIALGNEDALGEYSCTPYNSLGTAGPSPVTRVLLKAPPAFLERPKEEYFQEVGRELLIPCSAQGDPPPAISWAKVGRGLQAQVDNSSSLILRPLTKEAHGRWECTASNTVARVATSTQVYVLGTSPHVVTNVSVVPLPKGANVSWEPGFDGGYLQRFSVWYTPLAKRPDRTHHDWVSLAVPVGAAYLLVLGLQPHTPYQFSVLAQNKLGSGPFSEIVLSAPEGLPTTPAASRLPPTEMPRLLSPPRGLVAVRTPRGVLLHWDPPELVPETLDGYVLEGRQGSQGWEVLDRVVAGTDARLLVPGLIKDVLYEFRLVALAGSYVSDPSNTANVSTSGLEVYPSRTQLPGLLPQPVLAGVVGGVCFLGVAVLVSVLAACLTNRRRAARRRRKRLRQDAPLIFSPPGKSAPHSAPGSGSPDSVAKLKLQGSPVPSLRQSLLWGEPAGAPSPPPDPPPSRGPLPLEPISRGPDGRFVMGANVGTPEERSGSERAEPRTSAQRQARSYDCSSSSPSGQPQPLCIADISPVGPPPAASPSPGPAPGPLLQYLSLPFFREMNVDGDWPPFEEPAPAPPPDYMDTRPCPTSSLLHPLDPDTVSSGAVLAGAAPEPLYTALADWTLRDRLLPSLLPAAPRGSLTSQSSGRGSASFLRPPSTAPSAGGSYLSPAPGDTSSWASGPERWPRREHVVTVSKRRNTSVDENYEWDSEFPGDMELLETLHLGLAGPRPRPEAEPELDVKTPVEGSLPSMARAPGPEARCAALREEFLAFRRRRDAARARLPVYRQPVPHPEQATLL; encoded by the exons ATGGTACCCCCCAGGAACAGCACGGTCAATGCCTCCCAGGATGTGTCCCTGGCCTGCCGGGCTGAGGCGTACCCCACTAACCTCACCTATAGCTGGTTCCAGGACAGCACCAACGTGTTCCACatcag ACGGCTGCAGCCCCGCGTGCGGATCCTGGTGGACGGGAGTCTGCGGCTGCAGGCCGCCCAGCCTGACGACGCGGGCCGCTACACCTGCGTGGCCAGCAACGGCCTCCTGCGCCCACCCTCGGCCTCTGCCTACCTCACAGTGCTCT ACCCAGCCCAGGTGACAGAGATGCCTCCTGAGACAGCCCTGCCTGTGGGCATGCGGGGGGTGATCCCGTGCCCGGTCCGGGCTAACCCCCCACTGCTCTTTGTCAGCTGGACCAAGGATGGGCAGGCCCTGCAGCTGGATAAG ctcccTGGCTGGTCCCAGGGCCCGGAGGGCTCACTGATCATTGCCCTGGGGAACGAGGACGCTCTGGGAGAGTACTCCTGCACGCCCTACAACAGTCTTGGTACCGCTGGGCCCTCCCCGGTGACCCGCGTGCTGCTCAAG GCTCCCCCAGCTTTTCTAGAACGGCCCAAGGAAGAATATTTCCAAGAAGTAGGGCGGGAGCTACTCATCCCCTGCTCCGCTCAAGGAGACCCCCCTCCTGCTATCTCTTGGGCCAAG GTGGGCCGGGGGCTGCAGGCCCAGGTGGACAACAGCAGCAGCCTCATCCTGCGGCCGCTGACCAAGGAGGCCCATGGGCGCTGGGAGTGCACCGCCAGCAACACTGTGGCCCGCGTGGCCACCTCCACACAGGTCTACGTGCTGG GCACCAGTCCCCACGTTGTCACCAATGTGTCCGTGGTGCCTTTGCCCAAGGGTGCCAATGTCTCCTGGGAGCCTGGCTTTGATGGCGGCTATCTGCAGAGGTTCAGTGTCTGGTACACTCCGCT GGCCAAGCGACCTGACCGAACCCACCATGACTGGGTGTCCCTGGCAGTGCCCGTGGGGGCTGCTTACCTCCTTGTGCTGGGGCTGCAGCCCCATACCCCATACCAGTTCAGCGTCCTAGCGCAGAACAAGCTGGGGAGTGGGCCCTTCAGTGAGATCGTCTTGTCTGCCCCGGAAG GGCTTCCCACCACACCGGCTGCCTCCAGGCTTCCGCCTACTGAGATGCCTCGGCTCCTCTCACCTCCCCGAGGCCTGGTGGCAGTGAGGACACCCCGGGGGGTGCTCCTGCACTGGGATCCCCCGGAACTGGTCCCTGAGACGCTGGACGGCTATGTCCTGGAGGGACGGCAGGGCTCCCAGGGCTGGGAGGTGCTGGACCGCGTCGTGGCAGGCACGGATGCGCGGCTGCTGGTGCCAGGGCTCATCAAG gacgtACTGTACGAGTTCCGGCTCGTGGCCCTGGCCGGCAGCTACGTCAGCGATCCCAGCAACACGGCCAACGTCTCCACTTCCG GCCTGGAAGTCTACCCCTCGCGCACACAGCTGCCGGGCCTCCTGCCCCAGCCGGTCCTGGCCGGCGTGGTGGGCGGAGTCTGCTTCCTGGGCGTGGCTGTCCTCGTGAGCGTCCTGGCCGCCTGCCTGACCAACCGGCGCAGGGCAGCCCGTCGCCGCCGCAAGCGCCTCCGCCAAG ATGCGCCTCTTATCTTCTCTCCGCCCGGGAAGTCAGCTCCACA ctctgccccGGGCTCAGGCAGCCCTGATAGCGTGGCGAAGCTGAAGCTCCAGGGTTCCCCAGTCCCCAGCCTGCGCCAGAGTCTActctggggggagcctgctgGCGCTCCCAGCCCCCCTCCGGATCCTCCGCCTAGTCGGGGGCCCTTACCCCTGGAGCCCATTTCTCGGGGACCAGATGGCCGCTTTGTGATGGGAGCCAATGTGGGGACCCCTGAAGAAAGGTCAGGCTCTGAGCGAGCTGAACCTCGGACCTCGGCCCAGCGCCAGGCCAGGTCCTATgactgcagcagcagcagccccagcgGGCAGCCCCAGCCGCTCTGCATTGCAGACATCAGCCCCGTGGGGCCCCCTCCCGCAGCATCACCCAGCCCCGGGCCTGCTCCAGGACCCTTGCTCCAGTACCTGAGCCTGCCCTTCTTCCGGGAGATGAACGTGGACGGGGACTGGCCCCCTTTCGAGGAGCCCGCGCCTGCTCCACCCCCAGATTACATGGATACCCGGCCCtgccccacctcctctctccttcacccCCTGGACCCCGACACTGTGTCGTCCGGGGCGGTGCTGGCCGGGGCCGCCCCAGAGCCCCTGTACACAGCACTGGCTGACTGGACACTGAGGGACCGGCTGCTGCCGAGtctcctccctgctgccccccGGGGCAGCCTTACCAGCCAGAGCAGCGGGCGGGGCAGTGCCTCCTTCCTTCGGCCCCCCTCCACGGCCCCCTCTGCAGGAGGCAGCTACCTCAGCCCTGCTCCCGGAGACACCAGCAGCTGGGCCAGTGGCCCTGAGAGGTGGCCCCGGAGGGAGCATGTGGTGACAGTCAGCAAGAG GAGGAACACATCTGTGGATGAGAACTATGAGTGGGACTCGGAATTCCCCGGGGACATGGAACTGCTGGAGACTCTGCACCTGGGCTTGGCTGGCCCTCGGCCCCGACCTGAAGCTGAGCCAGAGCTAG ATGTGAAGACTCCGGTGGAGGGCAGCCTCCCCAGCATGGCCCGTGCTCCAGGCCCCGAGGCTCGGTGCGCTGCCCTCCGGGAGGAGTTCCTGGCTTTCCGGCGCCGCAGAGATGCTGCTAGGGCCCGGTTACCCGTGTACAGACAGCCAGTTCCCCATCCTGAACAGGCCACCCTGCTGTGA
- the TAGLN2 gene encoding transgelin-2 isoform X2: MANRGPAYGLSREVQQKIEKQYDADLEQILVQWIATQCRKDVGRPQPGRENFQNWLKDGTVLCELINGLYPEGQAPVKKIQASTMAFKQMEQISQFLQAAERYGINTTDIFQTVDLWEGKNMACVQRTLMNLGGLAVARDDGLFSGDPNWFPKKSKENPRNFSDNQLQEGKNVIGLQMGTNRGASQAGMTGYGMPRQIL, translated from the exons ATGGCCAACAGGGGACCTGCCTACGGCCTGAGCCGGGAGGTGCAGCAGAAGATCGAGAAGCAGTACGACGCGGACCTGGAGCAGATCCTGGTCCAGTGGATCGCCACCCAGTGCCGCAAGGACGTGGGCCGGCCCCAGCCTGGGCGCGAGAACTTCCAGAACTGGCTTAAGGATGGCACG gtgctctgtgaGCTCATCAACGGGCTGTACCCCGAAGGACAGGCCCCGGTGAAGAAGATCCAGGCCTCCACCATGGCCTTCAAGCAGATGGAGCAGATCTCGCAGTTCCTGCAGGCGGCCGAGCGCTACGGCATCAACACCACTGACATCTTCCAGACCGTGGACCTCTGGGAAG gaAAGAATATGGCCTGTGTGCAGCGGACACTGATGAACCTGGGTGGACTGGCCGTAGCCCGGGACGATGGGCTGTTCTCTGGGGATCCCAACTGGTTTCCCAA GAAGTCCAAGGAGAACCCTCGGAACTTCTCGGACAACCAGCTGCAGGAGGGCAAGAACGTCATCGGGCTGCAGATGGGCACCAACCGCGGGGCGTCCCAGGCCGGCATGACTGGCTACGGGATGCCGCGTCAGATCCTCTGA
- the IGSF9 gene encoding protein turtle homolog A isoform X1, with product MVWCLGVTILSLIISQGADGRGKPEVASVVGRAGETAVLGCDLLPPAGRPPLHVIEWLRFGFLLPIFIQFGLYSPRIDPDYVGRVRLQKGASLQIEGLRAEDQGWYQCRVLFLDQHSPEDDSANGSWVHLTVNCMKPGAAPPQFLETPPQVLEVQELEPVTLRCVARGSPQPHVTWKLRGQDLGQGQDQVQVQNGTLWIRRVERGSSGVYTCQASSSEGSTSHATQLLVLGPPVIMVPPRNSTVNASQDVSLACRAEAYPTNLTYSWFQDSTNVFHIRRLQPRVRILVDGSLRLQAAQPDDAGRYTCVASNGLLRPPSASAYLTVLYPAQVTEMPPETALPVGMRGVIPCPVRANPPLLFVSWTKDGQALQLDKLPGWSQGPEGSLIIALGNEDALGEYSCTPYNSLGTAGPSPVTRVLLKAPPAFLERPKEEYFQEVGRELLIPCSAQGDPPPAISWAKVGRGLQAQVDNSSSLILRPLTKEAHGRWECTASNTVARVATSTQVYVLGTSPHVVTNVSVVPLPKGANVSWEPGFDGGYLQRFSVWYTPLAKRPDRTHHDWVSLAVPVGAAYLLVLGLQPHTPYQFSVLAQNKLGSGPFSEIVLSAPEGLPTTPAASRLPPTEMPRLLSPPRGLVAVRTPRGVLLHWDPPELVPETLDGYVLEGRQGSQGWEVLDRVVAGTDARLLVPGLIKDVLYEFRLVALAGSYVSDPSNTANVSTSGLEVYPSRTQLPGLLPQPVLAGVVGGVCFLGVAVLVSVLAACLTNRRRAARRRRKRLRQDAPLIFSPPGKSAPHSAPGSGSPDSVAKLKLQGSPVPSLRQSLLWGEPAGAPSPPPDPPPSRGPLPLEPISRGPDGRFVMGANVGTPEERSGSERAEPRTSAQRQARSYDCSSSSPSGQPQPLCIADISPVGPPPAASPSPGPAPGPLLQYLSLPFFREMNVDGDWPPFEEPAPAPPPDYMDTRPCPTSSLLHPLDPDTVSSGAVLAGAAPEPLYTALADWTLRDRLLPSLLPAAPRGSLTSQSSGRGSASFLRPPSTAPSAGGSYLSPAPGDTSSWASGPERWPRREHVVTVSKRRNTSVDENYEWDSEFPGDMELLETLHLGLAGPRPRPEAEPELDVKTPVEGSLPSMARAPGPEARCAALREEFLAFRRRRDAARARLPVYRQPVPHPEQATLL from the exons GGCGAGTCCGGCTGCAGAAAGGGGCATCTCTGCAGATTGAGGGGCTCCGAGCGGAAGACCAGGGCTGGTACCAGTGCCGCGTGCTCTTCCTGGACCAGCACAGCCCTGAGGACGACTCTGCTAACGGCTCCTGGGTGCACCTCACCGTCAATTGTATGAAGCCGGGAGCAG CGCCCCCTCAGTTCCTGGAGACGCCTCCCCAGGTGCTGGAGGTTCAGGAACTCGAGCCCGTGACCCTGCGTTGTGTGGCCCGGGGCAGCCCGCAGCCTCATGTGACCTGGAAGCTCCGAGGACAGGACCTCGGTCAGGGCCAGGATCAGGTGCAA GTGCAGAATGGGACGCTGTGGATCCGCCGGGTGGAGCGAGGCAGCTCCGGAGTCTACACCTGCCAAGCCTCCAGCTCCGAGGGCAGCACCTCCCACGCCACCCAGCTGCTGGTGCTAG GTCCCCCCGTCATCATGGTACCCCCCAGGAACAGCACGGTCAATGCCTCCCAGGATGTGTCCCTGGCCTGCCGGGCTGAGGCGTACCCCACTAACCTCACCTATAGCTGGTTCCAGGACAGCACCAACGTGTTCCACatcag ACGGCTGCAGCCCCGCGTGCGGATCCTGGTGGACGGGAGTCTGCGGCTGCAGGCCGCCCAGCCTGACGACGCGGGCCGCTACACCTGCGTGGCCAGCAACGGCCTCCTGCGCCCACCCTCGGCCTCTGCCTACCTCACAGTGCTCT ACCCAGCCCAGGTGACAGAGATGCCTCCTGAGACAGCCCTGCCTGTGGGCATGCGGGGGGTGATCCCGTGCCCGGTCCGGGCTAACCCCCCACTGCTCTTTGTCAGCTGGACCAAGGATGGGCAGGCCCTGCAGCTGGATAAG ctcccTGGCTGGTCCCAGGGCCCGGAGGGCTCACTGATCATTGCCCTGGGGAACGAGGACGCTCTGGGAGAGTACTCCTGCACGCCCTACAACAGTCTTGGTACCGCTGGGCCCTCCCCGGTGACCCGCGTGCTGCTCAAG GCTCCCCCAGCTTTTCTAGAACGGCCCAAGGAAGAATATTTCCAAGAAGTAGGGCGGGAGCTACTCATCCCCTGCTCCGCTCAAGGAGACCCCCCTCCTGCTATCTCTTGGGCCAAG GTGGGCCGGGGGCTGCAGGCCCAGGTGGACAACAGCAGCAGCCTCATCCTGCGGCCGCTGACCAAGGAGGCCCATGGGCGCTGGGAGTGCACCGCCAGCAACACTGTGGCCCGCGTGGCCACCTCCACACAGGTCTACGTGCTGG GCACCAGTCCCCACGTTGTCACCAATGTGTCCGTGGTGCCTTTGCCCAAGGGTGCCAATGTCTCCTGGGAGCCTGGCTTTGATGGCGGCTATCTGCAGAGGTTCAGTGTCTGGTACACTCCGCT GGCCAAGCGACCTGACCGAACCCACCATGACTGGGTGTCCCTGGCAGTGCCCGTGGGGGCTGCTTACCTCCTTGTGCTGGGGCTGCAGCCCCATACCCCATACCAGTTCAGCGTCCTAGCGCAGAACAAGCTGGGGAGTGGGCCCTTCAGTGAGATCGTCTTGTCTGCCCCGGAAG GGCTTCCCACCACACCGGCTGCCTCCAGGCTTCCGCCTACTGAGATGCCTCGGCTCCTCTCACCTCCCCGAGGCCTGGTGGCAGTGAGGACACCCCGGGGGGTGCTCCTGCACTGGGATCCCCCGGAACTGGTCCCTGAGACGCTGGACGGCTATGTCCTGGAGGGACGGCAGGGCTCCCAGGGCTGGGAGGTGCTGGACCGCGTCGTGGCAGGCACGGATGCGCGGCTGCTGGTGCCAGGGCTCATCAAG gacgtACTGTACGAGTTCCGGCTCGTGGCCCTGGCCGGCAGCTACGTCAGCGATCCCAGCAACACGGCCAACGTCTCCACTTCCG GCCTGGAAGTCTACCCCTCGCGCACACAGCTGCCGGGCCTCCTGCCCCAGCCGGTCCTGGCCGGCGTGGTGGGCGGAGTCTGCTTCCTGGGCGTGGCTGTCCTCGTGAGCGTCCTGGCCGCCTGCCTGACCAACCGGCGCAGGGCAGCCCGTCGCCGCCGCAAGCGCCTCCGCCAAG ATGCGCCTCTTATCTTCTCTCCGCCCGGGAAGTCAGCTCCACA ctctgccccGGGCTCAGGCAGCCCTGATAGCGTGGCGAAGCTGAAGCTCCAGGGTTCCCCAGTCCCCAGCCTGCGCCAGAGTCTActctggggggagcctgctgGCGCTCCCAGCCCCCCTCCGGATCCTCCGCCTAGTCGGGGGCCCTTACCCCTGGAGCCCATTTCTCGGGGACCAGATGGCCGCTTTGTGATGGGAGCCAATGTGGGGACCCCTGAAGAAAGGTCAGGCTCTGAGCGAGCTGAACCTCGGACCTCGGCCCAGCGCCAGGCCAGGTCCTATgactgcagcagcagcagccccagcgGGCAGCCCCAGCCGCTCTGCATTGCAGACATCAGCCCCGTGGGGCCCCCTCCCGCAGCATCACCCAGCCCCGGGCCTGCTCCAGGACCCTTGCTCCAGTACCTGAGCCTGCCCTTCTTCCGGGAGATGAACGTGGACGGGGACTGGCCCCCTTTCGAGGAGCCCGCGCCTGCTCCACCCCCAGATTACATGGATACCCGGCCCtgccccacctcctctctccttcacccCCTGGACCCCGACACTGTGTCGTCCGGGGCGGTGCTGGCCGGGGCCGCCCCAGAGCCCCTGTACACAGCACTGGCTGACTGGACACTGAGGGACCGGCTGCTGCCGAGtctcctccctgctgccccccGGGGCAGCCTTACCAGCCAGAGCAGCGGGCGGGGCAGTGCCTCCTTCCTTCGGCCCCCCTCCACGGCCCCCTCTGCAGGAGGCAGCTACCTCAGCCCTGCTCCCGGAGACACCAGCAGCTGGGCCAGTGGCCCTGAGAGGTGGCCCCGGAGGGAGCATGTGGTGACAGTCAGCAAGAG GAGGAACACATCTGTGGATGAGAACTATGAGTGGGACTCGGAATTCCCCGGGGACATGGAACTGCTGGAGACTCTGCACCTGGGCTTGGCTGGCCCTCGGCCCCGACCTGAAGCTGAGCCAGAGCTAG ATGTGAAGACTCCGGTGGAGGGCAGCCTCCCCAGCATGGCCCGTGCTCCAGGCCCCGAGGCTCGGTGCGCTGCCCTCCGGGAGGAGTTCCTGGCTTTCCGGCGCCGCAGAGATGCTGCTAGGGCCCGGTTACCCGTGTACAGACAGCCAGTTCCCCATCCTGAACAGGCCACCCTGCTGTGA
- the TAGLN2 gene encoding transgelin-2 isoform X1 yields the protein MRSAPVAGARTGRPSGAGGTRPSGERSGGRRGLARVPRGRARRSFPATLSAGSTCGSCPRSAAPRPPFPFLFPPAVLLASRGLRLARTAPRPRAPGAAARAGGRCGEGLVAGAPATAPAGAPTPRPLLLGKPAGAAGGRGRAAQTTASPRRWAVGDSPDRNGPGRGEAGRRGRTCRTGSGRPPSRPCGPPGACWSPGPGSSGAAWRLGAEGSVGGVRVGGGRSRVRRGWALPSADSRAPDAGTAPLPSAPPWVSFLVPPGRPAAAGGPRRPSHGPLA from the exons ATGAGGTCAGCCCCGGTTGCGGGTGCGCGGACAGGGCGTCCGTCCGGAGCGGGGGGGACCCGGCCCTCGGGGGAGAGGAGCGGCGGGCGCCGGGGCTTGGCCCGCGTGCCCCGAGGGCGGGCGCGCCGGAGCTTCCCCGCGACCCTCAGCGCCGGGAGCACGTGTGGGAGCTGCCCGCGCTCCGCGGCCCCGAGGCCGCCCTTTCCGTTCCTCTTCCCGCCCGCCGTCCTGCTGGCGAGTCGGGGTCTCCGGCTGGCGCGGACAGCCCCCCGACCTCGGGCTCCGGGGGCCGCAGCCCGCGCCGGCGGGCGGTGTGGGGAGGGGTTGGTTGCGGGCGCTCCAGCCACCGCGCCGGCCGGGGCCCCCACCCCGCGCCCCCTGCTGCTGGGAAAGCCGGCGGGGGCTgcgggcgggcgcgggcgggcTGCCCAGACCACTGCGTCACCCCGGCGGTGGGCGGTGGGTGACTCACCCGACCGTAACGGCCCAGGGCGTGGCgaggcggggcggcggggccggACCTGCAGGACAGGAAGTGGACGGCCGCCTTCCCGCCCCTGCGGGCCCCCGGGAGCCTGCTGGAGCCCGGGCCCGGGGAGTTCTGGGGCAGCCTGGCGTCTGGGAGCAGAAGGGAGCGTGGGGGGAgtgagggtgggtgggggcaggtcCCGGGTACGGCGTGGCTGGGCTCTCCCGAGTGCTGACTCCAGAGCACCAGACGCAGGGACAGCGCCCCTCCCCAGCGCCCCTCCCTGGGTCTCCTTCCTCGTCCCCCCCGGGAGACCTGCGGCTGCAGGAGGGCCAAG ACGCCCCAGCCACGGACCTTTGGCATGA
- the IGSF9 gene encoding protein turtle homolog A isoform X2 has translation MVWCLGVTILSLIISQGADGRGKPEVASVVGRAGETAVLGCDLLPPAGRPPLHVIEWLRFGFLLPIFIQFGLYSPRIDPDYVGRVRLQKGASLQIEGLRAEDQGWYQCRVLFLDQHSPEDDSANGSWVHLTVNSPPQFLETPPQVLEVQELEPVTLRCVARGSPQPHVTWKLRGQDLGQGQDQVQVQNGTLWIRRVERGSSGVYTCQASSSEGSTSHATQLLVLGPPVIMVPPRNSTVNASQDVSLACRAEAYPTNLTYSWFQDSTNVFHIRRLQPRVRILVDGSLRLQAAQPDDAGRYTCVASNGLLRPPSASAYLTVLYPAQVTEMPPETALPVGMRGVIPCPVRANPPLLFVSWTKDGQALQLDKLPGWSQGPEGSLIIALGNEDALGEYSCTPYNSLGTAGPSPVTRVLLKAPPAFLERPKEEYFQEVGRELLIPCSAQGDPPPAISWAKVGRGLQAQVDNSSSLILRPLTKEAHGRWECTASNTVARVATSTQVYVLGTSPHVVTNVSVVPLPKGANVSWEPGFDGGYLQRFSVWYTPLAKRPDRTHHDWVSLAVPVGAAYLLVLGLQPHTPYQFSVLAQNKLGSGPFSEIVLSAPEGLPTTPAASRLPPTEMPRLLSPPRGLVAVRTPRGVLLHWDPPELVPETLDGYVLEGRQGSQGWEVLDRVVAGTDARLLVPGLIKDVLYEFRLVALAGSYVSDPSNTANVSTSGLEVYPSRTQLPGLLPQPVLAGVVGGVCFLGVAVLVSVLAACLTNRRRAARRRRKRLRQDAPLIFSPPGKSAPHSAPGSGSPDSVAKLKLQGSPVPSLRQSLLWGEPAGAPSPPPDPPPSRGPLPLEPISRGPDGRFVMGANVGTPEERSGSERAEPRTSAQRQARSYDCSSSSPSGQPQPLCIADISPVGPPPAASPSPGPAPGPLLQYLSLPFFREMNVDGDWPPFEEPAPAPPPDYMDTRPCPTSSLLHPLDPDTVSSGAVLAGAAPEPLYTALADWTLRDRLLPSLLPAAPRGSLTSQSSGRGSASFLRPPSTAPSAGGSYLSPAPGDTSSWASGPERWPRREHVVTVSKRRNTSVDENYEWDSEFPGDMELLETLHLGLAGPRPRPEAEPELDVKTPVEGSLPSMARAPGPEARCAALREEFLAFRRRRDAARARLPVYRQPVPHPEQATLL, from the exons GGCGAGTCCGGCTGCAGAAAGGGGCATCTCTGCAGATTGAGGGGCTCCGAGCGGAAGACCAGGGCTGGTACCAGTGCCGCGTGCTCTTCCTGGACCAGCACAGCCCTGAGGACGACTCTGCTAACGGCTCCTGGGTGCACCTCACCGTCAATT CGCCCCCTCAGTTCCTGGAGACGCCTCCCCAGGTGCTGGAGGTTCAGGAACTCGAGCCCGTGACCCTGCGTTGTGTGGCCCGGGGCAGCCCGCAGCCTCATGTGACCTGGAAGCTCCGAGGACAGGACCTCGGTCAGGGCCAGGATCAGGTGCAA GTGCAGAATGGGACGCTGTGGATCCGCCGGGTGGAGCGAGGCAGCTCCGGAGTCTACACCTGCCAAGCCTCCAGCTCCGAGGGCAGCACCTCCCACGCCACCCAGCTGCTGGTGCTAG GTCCCCCCGTCATCATGGTACCCCCCAGGAACAGCACGGTCAATGCCTCCCAGGATGTGTCCCTGGCCTGCCGGGCTGAGGCGTACCCCACTAACCTCACCTATAGCTGGTTCCAGGACAGCACCAACGTGTTCCACatcag ACGGCTGCAGCCCCGCGTGCGGATCCTGGTGGACGGGAGTCTGCGGCTGCAGGCCGCCCAGCCTGACGACGCGGGCCGCTACACCTGCGTGGCCAGCAACGGCCTCCTGCGCCCACCCTCGGCCTCTGCCTACCTCACAGTGCTCT ACCCAGCCCAGGTGACAGAGATGCCTCCTGAGACAGCCCTGCCTGTGGGCATGCGGGGGGTGATCCCGTGCCCGGTCCGGGCTAACCCCCCACTGCTCTTTGTCAGCTGGACCAAGGATGGGCAGGCCCTGCAGCTGGATAAG ctcccTGGCTGGTCCCAGGGCCCGGAGGGCTCACTGATCATTGCCCTGGGGAACGAGGACGCTCTGGGAGAGTACTCCTGCACGCCCTACAACAGTCTTGGTACCGCTGGGCCCTCCCCGGTGACCCGCGTGCTGCTCAAG GCTCCCCCAGCTTTTCTAGAACGGCCCAAGGAAGAATATTTCCAAGAAGTAGGGCGGGAGCTACTCATCCCCTGCTCCGCTCAAGGAGACCCCCCTCCTGCTATCTCTTGGGCCAAG GTGGGCCGGGGGCTGCAGGCCCAGGTGGACAACAGCAGCAGCCTCATCCTGCGGCCGCTGACCAAGGAGGCCCATGGGCGCTGGGAGTGCACCGCCAGCAACACTGTGGCCCGCGTGGCCACCTCCACACAGGTCTACGTGCTGG GCACCAGTCCCCACGTTGTCACCAATGTGTCCGTGGTGCCTTTGCCCAAGGGTGCCAATGTCTCCTGGGAGCCTGGCTTTGATGGCGGCTATCTGCAGAGGTTCAGTGTCTGGTACACTCCGCT GGCCAAGCGACCTGACCGAACCCACCATGACTGGGTGTCCCTGGCAGTGCCCGTGGGGGCTGCTTACCTCCTTGTGCTGGGGCTGCAGCCCCATACCCCATACCAGTTCAGCGTCCTAGCGCAGAACAAGCTGGGGAGTGGGCCCTTCAGTGAGATCGTCTTGTCTGCCCCGGAAG GGCTTCCCACCACACCGGCTGCCTCCAGGCTTCCGCCTACTGAGATGCCTCGGCTCCTCTCACCTCCCCGAGGCCTGGTGGCAGTGAGGACACCCCGGGGGGTGCTCCTGCACTGGGATCCCCCGGAACTGGTCCCTGAGACGCTGGACGGCTATGTCCTGGAGGGACGGCAGGGCTCCCAGGGCTGGGAGGTGCTGGACCGCGTCGTGGCAGGCACGGATGCGCGGCTGCTGGTGCCAGGGCTCATCAAG gacgtACTGTACGAGTTCCGGCTCGTGGCCCTGGCCGGCAGCTACGTCAGCGATCCCAGCAACACGGCCAACGTCTCCACTTCCG GCCTGGAAGTCTACCCCTCGCGCACACAGCTGCCGGGCCTCCTGCCCCAGCCGGTCCTGGCCGGCGTGGTGGGCGGAGTCTGCTTCCTGGGCGTGGCTGTCCTCGTGAGCGTCCTGGCCGCCTGCCTGACCAACCGGCGCAGGGCAGCCCGTCGCCGCCGCAAGCGCCTCCGCCAAG ATGCGCCTCTTATCTTCTCTCCGCCCGGGAAGTCAGCTCCACA ctctgccccGGGCTCAGGCAGCCCTGATAGCGTGGCGAAGCTGAAGCTCCAGGGTTCCCCAGTCCCCAGCCTGCGCCAGAGTCTActctggggggagcctgctgGCGCTCCCAGCCCCCCTCCGGATCCTCCGCCTAGTCGGGGGCCCTTACCCCTGGAGCCCATTTCTCGGGGACCAGATGGCCGCTTTGTGATGGGAGCCAATGTGGGGACCCCTGAAGAAAGGTCAGGCTCTGAGCGAGCTGAACCTCGGACCTCGGCCCAGCGCCAGGCCAGGTCCTATgactgcagcagcagcagccccagcgGGCAGCCCCAGCCGCTCTGCATTGCAGACATCAGCCCCGTGGGGCCCCCTCCCGCAGCATCACCCAGCCCCGGGCCTGCTCCAGGACCCTTGCTCCAGTACCTGAGCCTGCCCTTCTTCCGGGAGATGAACGTGGACGGGGACTGGCCCCCTTTCGAGGAGCCCGCGCCTGCTCCACCCCCAGATTACATGGATACCCGGCCCtgccccacctcctctctccttcacccCCTGGACCCCGACACTGTGTCGTCCGGGGCGGTGCTGGCCGGGGCCGCCCCAGAGCCCCTGTACACAGCACTGGCTGACTGGACACTGAGGGACCGGCTGCTGCCGAGtctcctccctgctgccccccGGGGCAGCCTTACCAGCCAGAGCAGCGGGCGGGGCAGTGCCTCCTTCCTTCGGCCCCCCTCCACGGCCCCCTCTGCAGGAGGCAGCTACCTCAGCCCTGCTCCCGGAGACACCAGCAGCTGGGCCAGTGGCCCTGAGAGGTGGCCCCGGAGGGAGCATGTGGTGACAGTCAGCAAGAG GAGGAACACATCTGTGGATGAGAACTATGAGTGGGACTCGGAATTCCCCGGGGACATGGAACTGCTGGAGACTCTGCACCTGGGCTTGGCTGGCCCTCGGCCCCGACCTGAAGCTGAGCCAGAGCTAG ATGTGAAGACTCCGGTGGAGGGCAGCCTCCCCAGCATGGCCCGTGCTCCAGGCCCCGAGGCTCGGTGCGCTGCCCTCCGGGAGGAGTTCCTGGCTTTCCGGCGCCGCAGAGATGCTGCTAGGGCCCGGTTACCCGTGTACAGACAGCCAGTTCCCCATCCTGAACAGGCCACCCTGCTGTGA